Proteins found in one Erythrobacter sp. 3-20A1M genomic segment:
- a CDS encoding Nramp family divalent metal transporter — protein sequence MSDDRPEIGTRRAWRHIGPGIVVAATGVGAGDLVATLIAGSRYGYALLWAAVIGCVVKIALSEGSARYHIATGSTILAGWRSLGRWTGWYFGIYVIVWGFIYGATAMSASALPLAALFPAIPLKAWAIACGLGGFAFVWFNRYETFELVMKLLVGLMFVIMVGLAILVAPSLPDLAGGLAFQLPEGSLFYTLGLIGGVGGTVTTAAYGYWTQAKGWRGPGWVPVMRLDNAVAYCVTGIFVIAMLIVGAQLLNAAGIALADSDKGLLGLSDVLEARFGRAIAVLFLVGFAATSLSSLLGVWQGMSLFFSDWWYQLRGREEGGHEGSAAYRCYLAWLTFPPMLLLFADRPFLLVIAYGAFGALFMPFLAVTLLILNNSSHVPRQARNGPLGNAVLVAATLLFAVLAIQQVVALSG from the coding sequence ATGTCGGACGATCGACCGGAGATCGGGACCAGGCGAGCTTGGCGCCATATCGGCCCCGGCATCGTGGTGGCCGCCACGGGCGTGGGTGCGGGCGATCTCGTTGCGACCCTGATTGCGGGCTCGCGCTACGGCTACGCCTTGCTGTGGGCTGCGGTGATCGGTTGCGTGGTGAAGATCGCGCTGTCGGAAGGCTCCGCCCGCTATCACATCGCCACCGGTTCCACGATCCTTGCCGGATGGCGTTCGCTGGGACGTTGGACCGGCTGGTATTTCGGCATCTACGTTATCGTCTGGGGCTTCATCTACGGTGCCACCGCGATGAGCGCGAGCGCGTTGCCGCTGGCCGCGCTGTTTCCCGCGATCCCGCTCAAGGCATGGGCGATCGCCTGCGGGCTGGGTGGCTTCGCATTCGTGTGGTTCAACCGCTACGAGACATTCGAACTGGTGATGAAGCTGCTGGTCGGGCTGATGTTCGTCATCATGGTCGGCCTTGCCATACTGGTCGCGCCTAGCCTGCCGGACCTCGCAGGCGGGCTCGCATTCCAGCTTCCGGAAGGATCGCTGTTCTACACGCTGGGCCTTATCGGCGGGGTCGGGGGCACCGTGACCACCGCCGCCTATGGCTACTGGACGCAGGCGAAGGGCTGGCGCGGGCCAGGCTGGGTGCCGGTGATGCGGCTCGACAACGCCGTCGCCTATTGCGTGACCGGCATCTTCGTGATCGCGATGCTGATCGTCGGGGCGCAATTGCTGAATGCCGCGGGGATCGCGTTGGCCGATAGCGACAAGGGGCTGCTCGGCCTGTCGGACGTGCTGGAAGCGCGCTTCGGGCGGGCCATCGCCGTGCTGTTTCTCGTCGGCTTCGCCGCGACCTCGCTCTCCTCCCTACTCGGCGTGTGGCAGGGGATGAGCCTGTTCTTCTCCGACTGGTGGTATCAGCTGCGCGGGCGAGAGGAGGGCGGACACGAGGGAAGCGCGGCCTATCGCTGCTACCTCGCCTGGCTTACCTTCCCGCCGATGCTGTTGCTGTTCGCCGACCGGCCGTTCCTGCTGGTGATCGCCTATGGTGCGTTCGGGGCGCTTTTCATGCCCTTCCTTGCAGTGACGCTGTTGATCCTCAACAATTCCTCGCATGTACCCCGGCAGGCACGCAACGGACCGCTGGGCAATGCGGTTCTGGTCGCGGCGACGCTGCTGTTCGCCGTCCTCGCGATACAACAGGTGGTTGCGCTCTCGGGCTGA
- a CDS encoding efflux RND transporter periplasmic adaptor subunit, translating to MVARLISLAALLSLAACSKGEEQQAPPAVPVQTVTISTHEVPNVIELPGRVEPVREAEVRARVDGIVQQRLYEEGTFVSKGQPLFKIDPSEMRAEVQQAQASLQRAQATLANASAVVSRYRPLVKENAISGQEFDAAVAAEREARANVAQLRAAVQAAQLQLNYTTVRSPIAGRASAADVTEGALVSRTEGTLMTRVQQINPIYVRFAQSVTQLQEIRDEITAGNIDLGDNDLVEVRLSFPSGGKYPIPGYIDFLDYSVDQQTGTVAVRAEFSNPDSQLLPGEFVRATIFAGKRKGGITVPQRAVNMTEQGGTVFVVGQDGKVQPRPIKLGQMVDGEWIVTSGLKPGDVVVTSNLQKMRPGVAVQRADGKGAAKKGGAPQQGTAQAKSGATDQTQQAR from the coding sequence ATGGTGGCACGACTTATCAGCCTCGCGGCGCTGCTTTCGCTTGCAGCCTGTTCCAAGGGCGAAGAGCAGCAGGCTCCTCCCGCCGTGCCCGTGCAGACGGTCACGATCAGTACGCACGAAGTGCCCAACGTCATCGAATTGCCCGGGCGGGTCGAGCCGGTGCGCGAGGCGGAAGTTCGCGCCCGCGTCGACGGTATCGTGCAGCAGCGCCTGTACGAGGAAGGCACCTTCGTTTCGAAGGGCCAGCCTTTGTTCAAGATCGATCCGAGCGAGATGCGGGCCGAAGTCCAGCAAGCGCAAGCGAGTCTGCAACGCGCGCAGGCGACCCTCGCCAACGCTTCGGCGGTGGTCAGCCGTTATCGCCCACTGGTGAAGGAAAACGCCATTAGCGGCCAGGAATTCGACGCCGCGGTCGCTGCGGAGCGCGAGGCGCGGGCCAATGTCGCGCAATTGCGCGCTGCCGTGCAGGCTGCGCAGTTGCAGCTTAATTATACCACCGTTCGCTCCCCGATTGCGGGTCGCGCGAGCGCCGCCGACGTCACCGAGGGTGCGCTGGTTTCGCGGACCGAGGGCACGCTGATGACCCGTGTCCAGCAGATCAACCCGATCTACGTCCGCTTCGCGCAGAGCGTGACGCAGCTGCAGGAAATCCGCGACGAAATCACGGCGGGCAATATCGACCTGGGCGACAACGATCTGGTCGAGGTGCGCCTGAGCTTCCCCAGCGGTGGCAAGTATCCCATACCCGGCTATATCGATTTCCTTGATTATTCGGTCGACCAGCAGACCGGCACTGTCGCCGTGCGCGCCGAATTCTCCAACCCCGACAGCCAGTTGCTGCCCGGCGAGTTCGTTCGCGCGACCATTTTCGCGGGCAAGCGCAAGGGCGGGATCACCGTGCCGCAGCGGGCGGTCAACATGACCGAGCAGGGCGGAACGGTATTCGTCGTCGGGCAGGACGGGAAGGTCCAGCCGCGTCCGATCAAGCTTGGACAGATGGTCGATGGTGAGTGGATCGTCACCAGCGGGCTGAAGCCTGGCGATGTCGTGGTGACGAGCAATTTGCAGAAGATGCGCCCCGGTGTGGCGGTGCAGCGTGCAGACGGGAAGGGTGCGGCGAAGAAGGGTGGTGCGCCGCAGCAAGGCACGGCGCAGGCCAAGTCGGGGGCGACGGACCAGACCCAGCAGGCGCGCTGA
- a CDS encoding efflux transporter outer membrane subunit has protein sequence MRGTRLGASASALALVLTGCVNLAPADERPPLSVPSAYEPTYRPNGEVVAATLSYRQFFVDPRLNSLIGTALSNNRDLVAATARIAQARAQYQIQTSQRLPTIAATGNVTRSRFPTGSAGFAGTPGTGTPGTGVPGTGGTGGATTGEGAITTNQFQVGVGVSAFELDFWGRVANLSAAARAQYLASVAAQRSFYLSLIADVATTYYELVETQEQIELAQATAESRREGLRLAKRRLDAGVDSALPYYQAETLLTQADQQLATEQLSAAQLRNQLLVLVGGETPADLPPSLTLAQQENQLRLDAGLSSDLLLRRPDIVQAEENLTAARANIGAARAAFFPSISLTGRAGLTSSSLDGLFDTGNFFYSVGPSIDLPIFDWGRREGQLDLARAQETEQVATYERAIQTAFREVSDGLAGREYIARQVAVQEQAVRAQEDTARIARLRYREGVTDYLQVLDAERNLFSARQQLLMTRRAYLQNQANLFVALGGGFESGGAEIPSTATVPVRADSSQ, from the coding sequence GTGAGGGGAACGAGGCTCGGCGCTTCGGCCAGTGCTCTGGCGCTGGTGCTGACCGGCTGCGTCAATCTAGCGCCCGCCGACGAGCGCCCGCCGCTGTCCGTGCCAAGCGCGTACGAGCCAACCTATCGACCGAACGGAGAGGTGGTCGCCGCAACCCTGTCCTATCGGCAGTTCTTCGTCGATCCGCGGCTCAACTCGCTGATCGGCACCGCGCTCTCGAACAACCGCGATCTCGTCGCGGCGACGGCCCGCATCGCGCAGGCACGCGCGCAGTACCAGATCCAGACGAGCCAGCGCCTTCCCACCATCGCTGCCACGGGCAACGTCACCCGCAGCCGTTTCCCGACGGGCTCTGCCGGATTCGCCGGAACGCCTGGCACCGGAACGCCTGGCACCGGAGTGCCCGGAACTGGCGGCACGGGGGGAGCGACGACCGGCGAAGGCGCGATTACGACCAATCAGTTCCAGGTCGGCGTTGGTGTGAGCGCGTTCGAACTCGACTTCTGGGGGCGCGTTGCCAACCTGTCGGCGGCGGCGCGGGCGCAGTATCTCGCATCGGTCGCGGCCCAGCGCTCTTTCTATCTCTCGCTGATCGCCGATGTCGCCACGACCTATTACGAACTGGTCGAAACGCAGGAACAGATCGAGCTGGCGCAGGCCACCGCCGAATCGCGGCGCGAAGGGCTTCGTCTGGCGAAGAGGCGGCTGGACGCGGGGGTCGATTCCGCGCTTCCCTATTATCAGGCGGAAACGCTGCTGACCCAGGCGGACCAGCAATTGGCGACCGAGCAGCTCTCCGCCGCCCAGCTTCGCAACCAATTACTGGTGCTGGTGGGGGGTGAAACACCGGCCGATCTCCCGCCGTCCCTGACGCTGGCGCAGCAGGAGAACCAGCTCCGGCTCGACGCGGGGCTGTCGTCCGATCTGCTGCTCCGGCGGCCCGATATCGTGCAGGCGGAAGAGAACCTGACCGCCGCGCGCGCCAATATAGGTGCCGCGCGGGCGGCGTTCTTTCCTTCGATCTCGCTTACCGGGCGGGCAGGCCTTACCTCGAGCAGTCTCGACGGCCTCTTCGATACCGGGAACTTCTTCTACTCGGTCGGACCGTCGATCGACTTGCCGATCTTCGACTGGGGTCGGCGAGAGGGTCAGCTCGACCTCGCTCGTGCGCAGGAAACAGAGCAGGTCGCGACCTATGAACGGGCGATCCAGACCGCGTTCCGCGAAGTGTCGGACGGGCTTGCGGGGCGTGAATATATCGCGCGGCAGGTCGCGGTTCAGGAACAGGCCGTGCGCGCTCAGGAAGACACCGCCCGGATCGCGCGGCTGCGCTATCGCGAGGGCGTGACCGATTACCTTCAGGTGCTCGATGCGGAACGCAACCTGTTCAGCGCGCGGCAGCAATTGCTGATGACCCGGCGCGCCTATCTCCAGAACCAGGCGAACCTGTTCGTGGCACTAGGCGGTGGGTTCGAGAGTGGAGGCGCGGAAATTCCGTCGACCGCTACCGTGCCGGTGCGCGCCGACTCGTCGCAATAG
- a CDS encoding flagellin yields the protein MAVINTNISALKASNASVRADKMMGVAMERLSTGKRINSAKDDAAGLAIATSMTSQIRGMGQAIRNANDGMSMAQTAEGALEEVTNMLQRVRELAVQSKNETYDATDRGNMQKEVTELTSQINSVLTNTKFNGNALFNNTATASTAAENFDIQVGPNSADTVTIEKVQIDATNLSATGLDVTDTTKAAATMTNVDNGLKAVNTARATLGASQNRLDSVVNDLTTNSTNLADARSRIVDADYSAETTALAKSQILSQASTAMLAQANQSQQNVLSLLR from the coding sequence ATGGCTGTTATCAATACCAATATTAGCGCGCTGAAGGCATCGAACGCTTCGGTTCGCGCCGACAAGATGATGGGCGTCGCGATGGAGCGTCTTTCCACCGGCAAGCGCATCAACAGCGCGAAGGACGACGCCGCCGGCCTCGCGATCGCGACCAGCATGACGTCGCAGATCCGCGGCATGGGCCAGGCGATTCGCAACGCGAACGACGGTATGTCGATGGCGCAGACCGCGGAAGGCGCGCTGGAAGAAGTAACCAACATGCTTCAGCGTGTGCGTGAGCTGGCCGTTCAGTCGAAGAACGAAACCTACGATGCCACCGACCGCGGTAACATGCAGAAGGAAGTCACCGAGCTTACTTCGCAGATCAACTCGGTGCTCACCAACACGAAGTTCAACGGCAACGCGCTGTTCAACAACACGGCCACTGCGTCCACCGCCGCCGAGAACTTCGACATCCAGGTTGGCCCCAACTCGGCCGACACCGTGACGATCGAGAAGGTCCAGATCGACGCGACAAACCTCAGCGCCACCGGTCTCGACGTGACCGACACGACCAAGGCGGCTGCGACCATGACCAATGTCGACAACGGCCTCAAGGCGGTCAACACCGCTCGCGCCACGCTCGGTGCGTCGCAGAACCGTCTCGACTCGGTGGTGAACGACCTGACCACCAATTCGACCAACCTCGCCGACGCGCGTTCGCGGATCGTCGATGCCGATTACTCGGCCGAAACGACCGCCCTCGCGAAGTCGCAGATCCTTAGCCAGGCTTCGACCGCGATGCTCGCGCAGGCCAATCAGAGCCAGCAGAACGTCCTGTCGCTCCTGCGCTAA